The Calditerrivibrio sp. region CTCTGATAGGTGTTCTGCTAATACCTAACATGGCAGAAAGTTTAGGTTCTGTGAGCCTTTCTCCGGGCTTTAGATTGCCTTTCATTATATATTCTCTTAATGTTTCTGCGATCTTTTCTGATAATGGGGTATTATCGATGTTTATATCTTTCATTTTTTGTCTCCATGAATTTTACTTCTCAGGTAATTCCATCCCTGTTCAATATGATGCCTGACCGCCTTTTCCACAGTCTCGGGATCTCTGTTTTTAAAGGCTGCGACAATCTGGTTATGCTCCTGATAGGCCTCTTTTACCCTATCTACCTTTGAAACCAAAAAGCTTCTAAACCTTTGAAAATTTTTGTTTAGACCCTCAAGAATCTCAATCAGTTTTTCATTTTTGGAACATCTTATGAATAGATTGTGAAAAGAGATATTGTACTTTAGGTATTCTTCAATAAGGTCTTCACCCCCTTTAAAAAAGGAGATAAATTTTTCATTCATAGATTTGAGTTTCTCAATATCCTTGTCATTGATATGAGCTACAGCCTGTCTGGCAGCTAAACCTTCAAGGTTTGCTTTTATGGCATAGAGGTTATCTATATC contains the following coding sequences:
- a CDS encoding GntR family transcriptional regulator, which encodes MSNNVLLDSKPLREKIADKIRSDIVKGVFADGERLIEPKLAEIYGISRTPIREALRQLESEGFIEIVPRKGAVVKQLTLNDIDNLYAIKANLEGLAARQAVAHINDKDIEKLKSMNEKFISFFKGGEDLIEEYLKYNISFHNLFIRCSKNEKLIEILEGLNKNFQRFRSFLVSKVDRVKEAYQEHNQIVAAFKNRDPETVEKAVRHHIEQGWNYLRSKIHGDKK